From the genome of Bradyrhizobium sp. ORS 278:
TGTGGCAGGACGCATGCAGCAGCACGGCATCGCCCGGCTGGGCACGCTGCAAGGCCTCGAGCATGCCGTCGAGCAGCAGGGTCTGCGACGGAACGTCGAAATAGGGATAGGTCTCGATCGCGAGCCCGGCCGCGGCAAAAATGCCGGCGTGGTTGGGCCAGCTCGGCAAGCCCAGCCAGATCCGGCCGGTGCCCGCCTGGCGGATCAGGTCGGCGGCCAGCCGCAGCGCGCCGGAGCCGCCGGGGGTCTGCACGCCAGCGGCATGCACCGGCGAGGCCTTGCCGCCGACCATCGTCCACAGCAGGTCCAGGAAGCCCTGGTCGCCTTCCGGAGCGACATAGGCCTTGCTGTCCTGGCTCGCCCAGATCCGCTGCTCGGCGGCCTTCACCGCGCGAAAGATCGGCGAGTGGCCGGCCTCGTCGCGGTAGACCCCGACGCCCAGATCGACCTTGTCGGTCCGCGGATCGGCTTTGAAGATGCCGATCAAAGCGAGCAGGGGATCGTCGGGCTGGCGGCTCAGGCGTTCGAACATCGGGGAGCATTCCTGTTGCGTCGTGCACCGCGGGCAGCCCTTGGCCGCCCGGCAGGCGCGCGGACACTAGCCGGGTTGCGGCGCAAAAACAGCGGGAATTTCGGCCATGCTCGGCTGCGTGCCGGGAATGCGCCGCAGCCAGCGCAGAGCCGATCAGCACGGGCCAAAACAGCCCTAGATGCCCACCGGCCGATCCAGCTGCTTCAACCAGGCGCCAATGTCGCGGGCGGCGACATTGGCCTGGTCGAGCAGCTTGCCCATGGTGAAGAAGCCGTGGAATTGGCCGGGATGAGTGCGATAGGTCACGGGCACGCCGGCCTCGCGCAAGCGCCGCGCGTAGTCGTCGCCTTCATCGCGCAGCGGGTCGGCGCCGGCGGTCAGCACATAGGCGGGCGGCAGGCCCACGAGAGACTCGGCCTTGGCGGGCGAGGCGCGCCAGTCGTGGATGTCGGCGGCGCTATTGAGATAATGGTCGCGAAACCAGCGGATCACCGAATGCGTCAGCAGCACGCTGGTCTCGGGCTCGCTGTGCGAGGGATTGCTCATCGTGAAGTCAGTGGCTGGATAGATCAGCACCTGGCCAGACAGCTTCGGGCCGTTGCCGTCACGCGCGGACAACGCGACAACGGCGGCGAGATTGCCCCCGGCGGAATCGCCGCCGACGCTGAGCCTCGCCGCATCGATGCCGAGCGAGGCGGCGTTGCCGGCCACCCATTGGGTCGCAGCGACCGCATCGTCGACCGCGGCGGGAAACTTGTGCTCGGGCGCGAGGCGATAGTCGACCGAGACGACGATCAGCTCGCCTTCGTGCGCCAGTGTGCGGCAGACCACGTCATGCGACTCGAGATTGCCGATCACCCAGCCGCCGCCATGGAGGAACACCAGGCCCGGGGCGAGCCCGTTGGTCTGCCGCACCGACTTCGGCCGATAGAGCCGGGCAGGGATCGCGCCGTGCGGGCCGGAGATCGCCAGCTCCTTGACTTCGGCGAGCTCTGGCGGCTCGGGATTGCTGACGGTGCGGGCGGCCAGATAGTAGTCGCGCGCCTCCTGCGGTGTCAGCGTCTCGTAAGCCGGACGGCCGGCCTCCTGGAACGCTTTGTAGACGGCAGCGGCATCGGCATCGAGTTGAACGGGCATTGCAGAGAACCTGTTGCGTTGAAGAGATCTTCCGAGTTGAAGCACTAGGCCGCGGTGCGGCCGCCGTCGACCGTGTAGGCGGCGCCGGAGACGTAGCTCGCATCATCTGACGCGAGGAAGGCGACGATCGCCGCGACCTCCGAGCCCTGGCCGAGCCGCCGGGCCGGCACGCGGTCCACGACCTTGTCGACCGGCACCGGCGCGCCGCTGCGACCTTCGATGATCGCACTCAGCATGCGGCTGTCGATCAGGCCGGGGCAGATGCAGTTCACGCGCACATTCGTGCCGGTGCATTCCCAGGCCGCGCTCTTGGTGAGGCCGATGACGGCATGCTTGCTGGCACTGTAGACGGCGATCTGGGGCGAGCCGATCAGGCCGGCGATCGAGGCGGTGTTGATGATCGAGCCGCGGTTCTGCTTGAGCATGATCGGCAGCACGTGCTTGAGGCCGAGGAACACGCCGACGACGTTGACGTCGAGCACGCGGCGGAAGGCGTCCAGCGGATAGTCGGTGATCGACTTGATCTCGCCCTCGACACCCGCATTGTTGAAGAACACGTCGATTGTTCCGAAGCGGTCGCACGTCTTGCGCACATAGCCGATGACCTGCGCTTCGTCGGTGACGTCGGCTGATATCGCCAGCGTCTCGGCGACGGCGGGCAGGGCGCGCGTCGCGTCGTGCAGATCGGCCTCGCGCCGATCAATCGCGACGATGCGGGCGCCGCGCGCCGCCAACAACTGCATCGTTGCGCGGCCGATCACGCCGGCCGCGCCAGTGACGACGGCGACCCTGCCGTCGAGGCGAATCGAATCAGACATCGGACTCCTCCCGTTGGCGCAAGCTTTCGTGCCGCGGCCTTGTCGCGTGTTGGTTTCACGCTATCTTCTGATCATGCGACTATCTCATCGGACGAACCAGATGGCCACCTCGCGGTGCGCTGGTAAGCCGCCCTTCCCCCGCCGTATTCGACATGTTAACGGAAGGGCTGATCGAGAGCGGCGGATGGGTCATGACGCGATTTGATTGTCCCGAACCCCGATTCGCCTGATAAAGCCGCGCGAGATGCACCGAACAATCGTCCTGACCGGTATCGCGGCCTTGCTCGCCGCCACATCCCTCGCGCTGGCCGTGCCCGCGCGCGCCCAGATCGGCACCATTTTCTCTGATCCGGTGCCGCGTCCGCCTGGCAACATTCCGCGCCGCGGAGAGCCGATCCCGCCGCCGCCCGACGAGGAGGAGGAGGTTCCGGAGCTGCCGCAGGGACGCGTCCTGCCGGCGCCGACCCGTCCGCCGCCGGGGCAGGGCGCTGCCTTGCCGGGGCCGGTCCAGTCGCAGCCGCTGCCGCCGCCGCCGGGAACAACTGTGCTGCCGCAGAACAATCCACCCGTTGCCGCCGCACCTCCTGGCCAGCCCGGTGCTGCGCCCGCGCAGCCGGGCCAGCGGCCAGCGCCGCCGCGCGGCGCGCCCCAGAATGCTGCGATCCCGCCGAACGGCGCGGTGCCGCAGACGCCGGCAACCATCCAACCCGGCGACGAGGTGGTGACGGAGCCGCCGGCACAGAAGATCGTGAACAAGAAGGCGAGCTTCTCCGGCCTCGACAAGATCACTGGCCGCATCATCAATTTCGACGAGGAGATCGGCGAGACCGTGCAGTTCGGCGCGCTTCGGGTGAAGACCGACGCCTGCTACACGCGCCCGGCCTCCGAGGCGGCCAACACCGACGCCTTCGTGCAGGTCGACGAGATCACCCTGCAGGGCGAGGTGAAGCGGATTTTCTCGGGCTGGATGTTCGCCGCGAGCCCGGGCCTGCACGGCGTCGAGCACCCGATCTACGACATCTGGCTGGTCGACTGCAAAGAGCCGCAGAACACGGTGGCGAGCGCCGCGCCGGAGCAAAAGCCCGCGCCGCAGCCGCAGCCGCAGCCCGCGCAAAAGCGCCCGCCGCAGCAGAAGCAGGCTGCGCCGCGTCCGCCCGGGCCGCCGCCGCAATACCAGACCCAGCAGGTGCCTCCGCCACCCCCGCCGCCACAGGCCGGCGGTCCGTTTGGTGGCGTGTTCCGCTAAAGAATGTTCAGCCGCGCTCGGCGATGATGGCAAGCGCCTCGGCGCCCGCGAGCGGCCGGTCGGTGGGAAGCCGTGCAAAATTGGCGGCTGGGCCCGTGAGGGCCTTCTCCAGCAGCACCGTATAGCGACGGCGCGGGATCTCGACCGCGCCGAAGGTCTTGAGGTGCTCGGTCACGTATTGCGTGTCGAGCAGCTCGAAGCCGCCGGCGATCAGCCTGGCCACCAGATGCACGAGCGCGACCTTCGAGGCGTCGCGAGCGCGGTGGAACATGCTCTCGCCGAAGAACGCCCGGCCGAGGCTGACGCCATAGAGGCCGCCGACCAGTTCGCCGTCCTGCCAGCACTCGACGCTGTGGCAATGGCCCATCGCGTGCAGGCCACCATAAAGCTCGCGGATGCGCCGGTTGATCCAGGTGTCCTCGCGGCCGGGCTGCGGCGCGGCGCAGCCGTCCATCACCGCCTTGAAGGCCTGGTTCACGGTGAGGGTGAAGGCGTCGGAGCGCACCGTCCGCGCCAGCCGCGAGGCGACGCGAAAGCCATCGAGCGGGATGACCCCGCGCAGTTCCGGCTCGACCCAGAACAGCGAGGGATCGTCGGCACTTTCGGCCATCGGGAAGATGCCGCAGGCATAGGCACGCAGGAGAACCTCGGGCGTGATCTCGGACGCTGCGGAGTCGCGCGAATTCATCCCTCTAGTCTAGCAGGACATCGACCGGCACGCGATGGGTTCATCGGACGCAGACCGCTCAGCCCACCGCGGCCGCGGCAGGCTTCGGCGCATCCTTGCTGAGGCGGAAGCGAACAACAATCCTGGTGCCGTTATGGCTCGGGTCCGGCTCCACGGTCGCATCGAGCTTGGTGGCCATCGCACTCACGATGCGCTGGCCCATGCCGGTCGAGCGTGGATCGCTGGTCGCATTGAGGCCGACACCGTTGTCGGCGATCGACAGCACGATGTCATCGTTCTCCAGCTTCAGCTCGACATGAATCGGGCCGGGACCGTCGGGATAGGCGTATTTGACGGCGTTCATGACCAGCTCGTTGACCACGATGCCGATCGCGACCGCGCGATCCGGATCGATCTCGACGGGCTCCGCCTTCAACGTCAGTCGCGACATCCGGTTGCCCTCGGCGGACCTGCGAAGATCGTCGAGCAGCGAGTCGAGGTACTGGTTGAGCATCACGCTCTTGAGGTCCTGCGACGTATAGAGCCGGCGGTGGACCTGGGCCACGGCGGCGACGCGGCCCATCGCATTGGTGAGCGCCGCCTTGACGTCGTCCTGGGTGCTCGAATTGGCCTGCAGATGCAGCAGCGAGGCGATGATCTGCAGCGAATTGCCGACACGGTGATTAACCTCGCGCAGCAGCACCTCGCGCTCCGCGGCGAGCGCCGCGAAGCGGTCGCGCGAGGCACGGACCTCGGCCTCGGCCTCGTCACGCGCCCGCTGCAGCCGCGCCTGACGCAGCGCGCCTTCGGCCGCGACCTGCAGCAGCGGGATGAACTCGCCTTGGACGTCCTTGACGAGATAGTCGGCGGCGCCGGCCTTCAAGGCGGTCACGGCGATCTTGGAATCCTGCGACGCCGTCACGAACACCACGGGCGGCGGTTCGGGCAGCGCCATGATGCGCTCCAGCGTCTCCAGACCGTCGAGACCCGGCATATGCTGGTCGAGCGCGACAACGTCGATGCCCCCGCGCTGCAGCCGCTCCAGGCCCGCGCTGCCGTCGGGCGCATGCTCCACCGTGATGCCGAGCCGCTTCAGTCCGCGCTCCACCAGCCGCGCCAGCGCCGCGTCGTCCTCGATGTACAGCAGCGTGGGGGCGGAGGCGCTCATGCGGCGGGCGGAACCTGGATGACGGAGAAGAACAGGCCGAGCTGGCGGATGGCGTTGGCGAAGCTTTCGTAGTTGACCGGCTTGGTGATGTAGACGTTGCAGCCAAGCTCGTAGCAGCGCTTGATCTCCTGGGAGTCGTCCGTGGTGGTCAGGATCACCACCGGCGCGCTCTTCAGGAAGCTGTTCTGCTTGACCATCTTGAGGATGTCGATGCCGGTCATGTCCGGCAGGTTCAGGTCGAGCAGGATCAGGAGGGCATGGCCCTTGTGCTCCAGGCCTGTCCCGTCAGGACCAAGCAGGTACTTCACGGCGTCTGTACCGTTGGTGAACGGCTTGATCTCGTTGTTGACGCCGGAGCGGCGGATGTTCCGCTCGATCAGCCGGGCATGGCCCTCGTCGTCCTCGATCATGATGATGGTTACGGGCATGGTCATCGGTCTGAGTTCCGGTTTGAGGCGTTCCAGTTGATCGGGAGCGTGATGGTGAACGTGCTACCCTGGTCGAGCTCCGACGCGACCGACATGGTTCCACCGAGCCGGCGCACGAGCGCGCGCACATGCGCCAATCCGATCCCCTGACCTGGACGGTCCTGGGTCCCGGCGCGGCGGAACAGATCAAAGATACGCTGGTGATCCCGGGGATCAATCCCCCGGCCGTTGTCTGCGACCTCGAAGATCGCGAAACCGAGCTTGGTGCGGGCGCGGATCCTGATATCACCCGGCACGCTCGGCTTCATATATTTGATGGCATTGTCGATCAGGTTGGAGAAGATCTGCTCCAAGGCGAGGCGGTCGCTGACGATCGTCGGCAGCGGCTCGACGCGGATCGTCGTCTGTGCCTCCTCGGCCTGATGGGCAAGGGTCGAGACGATCTGCTCGATCAGCTCGCGGGTGTCGATGCGCACGGGCACGAACTCGCGGCGGCCCTCACGGGTCAGATTGAGGATCGCGCTGATCAGCCGGTCCATCTTGGCAATCGAGGATTTGATGAAGCCGAGCGCCTCGGAGAAGTCGTCCGAGAGCTGCTTGTCGGCGCCCTCGAGCTCCGGCTCGGCGCCTTCGGCCGGCGGCGGCGAGTCCGACACGGCACGGGCGAGGCTCGCGATGCGCCGGAAGATGTCGTTGCGCAGCTCCTCCAGCTCGCTGGTGAAGCCCATGATGTTGACCAGAGGCGAGCGCAGATCGTGGCTCACGATGTAGGCGAAGCGCTGGATCTCCTCATTGGCCTCGCGGAGGTCGGCGGTGCGCTCATCCACGGTGGCTTCGAGGTTGAGATTGCTCTCGCGCAGCTGCGCCTCGGCGTCGTCGCGGGCCCGGGTCGAGCGCCGCACCAGCAGCACCGAGATGATCGCGAGCACGACGACGAGCGCCGAGCCGGTGATGGTGACGATCGCCGCCAGCCGCTGGCTGGCATCGGCGTTGGCCGTCCGCAGCGACAGCAGGCGTTCCTCCTCGAGGCGCATCGCCTCGGCCGTCTCGCGCATGGTCTTGCTGCTGCTGGTCGAACCGGCGTCGCGGACCAGCGCGATCGCGGCCGCGAGATCGCCGCGCGCCACCAGGAGCTTTTCGCGGTCGAACTGCGACAGCCGCGTCTCGATGACGCTGCGGAGCGTTGCGAGGTTTTCGACCTGGGTGCGGTTGTCGGCAACCAATGTGCCGAGCTTGTCGAGAACCGGGCGGATCGCCGCGACCGCAGCCTCATGGTCGTTCAGGAACTCCTCGCCCTGGGTGAGGAGATAAGCGCGGGCGGCGCTCTCGGCGCGGCGCACCTCGAGCAGCAGCGCGTTGATCTGGTTCTCGGCCTCGACGGTGTGCACCACCCAGGCGCTGTCGCTGCGCGCCTTGTTGACCAGCAGAACGGATGCCGTGCTGACGGCGACCAGCACCAGAAATCCCGCTGACAACAGCAGGACCTGGCCCAGTGTGCGCCTTCGTCTCACCTCAGGCGCCACCGTACGCTCGCAACGTCTTGGAAATCACTGCCCCCTGGCGGAACTCATCCGACCGAGCAAAACGCGGCCGGCCCAGGAAGGTTCCACGTCAGATGAGGGTTTTATGAACGGGCCCGTGTCAGTCCGCCTTCTGGCCGGCCAGATACTGCTCGAGCCAGTGGATGTGATAGTCGCCGTCGATGATCGCGGGCTCGCGCACCAACGCGCGGAACAGCGGCAGCGTGGTCTCGATGCCGTCGACCACCATCTCGTCCAGCGCGCGGCGCAGCCGCATCAGGCACTCGACCCGGCTCTTGCCGTGCACGATCAGCTTGCCGACCAGCGAGTCGTAATAAGGCGGGATCACGTAGCCCTGATACACGGCGGAGTCGATGCGGACGCCGAGGCCGCCGGGCGGGTGGTATTGCTGGATCTTGCCGGGAGAGGGCCGGAAGCTGACCGGGTTCTCGGCGTTGACGCGGCACTCGATCGAGTGGCCGTTGATGGTCACCTGGTCCTGGGTCATCGGCAGGTCGCCGCCGGCGGCGATGCGGATCTGCTCCAGCACGAGGTCGATGCCGGTGATCATCTCGGTGACGGGATGCTCGACCTGGATGCGGGTGTTCATTTCGATGAAATAGAACTCGCCGTCCTCGTAGAGGAATTCGATCGTGCCGACGCCGATATATTTCAGCTCCTGCATCGCCTTGGCGACAGTGTTGCCGATCTTGGCCCGCGAGGCGACATCGAGCACCGGCGAGGGGCCTTCCTCCCAGACCTTCTGGTGGCGGCGCTGCAGCGAGCAGTCGCGCTCGCCGAGATGGATCGCGCCGCCGCGGCCGTCGCCGAGCACCTGGATCTCGATGTGTCGCGGCTTCTGCAGATATTTCTCCAGATAGACCGACGCATCGCCGAACGCCGACTTGGCCTCGTTGGCCGCGGTGGTCAGCGCCAGCTGCAGGTCCGCCTCGGTGTGCGCGACCTTCATGCCGCGGCCGCCGCCGCCGGCGGCCGCCTTCACCAGCACCGGGAAGCCGATCGCCTTGGCGATCGCCATCGCATCCTGGTCCGGCGTCACCGCGCCGTCGGAGCCGGGCACGACCGGGATGCCCAGACGCTTGGCGGTCTTCTTGGCCTCGATCTTGTCGCCCATCAGGCGGATGTGCTCCGCCTTCGGCCCGATGAAATGCAGATTGTGATCGGAGAGGATCTCTGCGAAGCGCGCGTTCTCGGACAGGAAGCCGTAGCCCGGATGCACCGCGTCGGCGCCGGTGATCTCGCACGCCGCGAGCAGCGCGGGGATATTGAGATAGCTGTCCTTCGACGGCGGCGGACCGATGCAGACGCTCTCATCGGCAAGGCGCACATGCATGGCATCGGCGTCCGCGGTCGAATGCACCGCGACCGTGGAGATGCCGAGCTCCTTGCAGGCTCGGAGGATGCGGAGGGCGATTTCGCCGCGGTTGGCGATCAGGATCTTGTCGAACATGGCGTCCTACGAAGCGAATGGCGAATGGCGAATGGCGAGTAGGGAAGCAGCGACCATTCGCTACTCGCCATTCGCCACTCGCCCCTACTCGATGATCACCAGCGGCTCGCCGAATTCGACCGGCTGGCCGTCCTCGACCAGGACCTGAGTCACCGTGCCGGCGCGCGGCGACGGGATCTGGTTCATCGTCTTCATGGCCTCGATGATCATCAGGGTCTGGCCGACCGAGACCTTGGATCCGACCTCGACGAACGGCTTGGCGCCCGGCTCCGGCGCCCAATAAGCGGTGCCGACCATCGGCGAGGGCACGACGCCCGGATGCTTGGAAAGGTCAGCGCCGGCTGCAGCCGCCGCGGCGGCGACCGGAACGGCGGCGGCAACGGCGGGAATGGCCGACGGCACGGCGGCCGCGACGGTGACGTTGCGGGCGACGCGGATGCGCAGGCCCGCGCGCTCGAGCTCGATCTCGGTCAGGCTGGTCTCGTCCAGGAGCGCGGCCAACTCGCGGATGAGCTGGCTGTCTTCGGATTTCGCCGTGGTCTTGTCGTCGGGCTGGGGCGCCATGATCGTGATCCAGAAACGTTGTGTGACGTGAGGGCGAGGGACGTCAGGCTTGCGCCGTGATGTCGGTCGGGTCGGTCGGTGCGCCAAGATCTGCCGCGGAAACGGCGATCGGGAACTGATCGCCATTGTCGATCCCTAAGCCAGATATTGACGCAAACGCGGCCTGGGCCGTGAATGAGTGGTGCCTGAGAGCCTTGCAAAGGTGCATGTTGCTGTTTTGCATCACTGCTTTGCGCGACGCGACGAAGGTATTCAAATGCCGTGATGGAGCCGCCGCTTCCGGGCGGAATGCTGTCCTGCCGTCCCCACGTGCACCATCGACCAAATTGGCGCGGTCGTGGGTGTCCGGCTCGCTCGTGCCCGGATGCAAGTTGGGTCTATCGCAGACTTCGATTGTCTCGTGCGTGTCGTCGGCCATTCCCATCCCGGCGGTGTGGCGGCAGTGGGCGGCGTTATAGGTAACAAAGCCGGCAAGGGAAAGCCTTTCGGCACCGGGGGTGGGGATAGGCGCGCTGCTCCGTCACACGAAAAAAGTCTGACAAGTCCTGGAAATGGCACATTAACCACTGTGAACGGCGAGATGCACGCCTGACGTGTAGCCCGGCAGCATGAAGGGGCGGACATTGCTGTCCGCCCCTTTGTCTCAGCACCTGCCTGGTCGGGATCAGGTGTCGAGAACTGCGACGATCTCATAGGAATGAGGATCGATGACGATGATCTGCTCACGAACCAGGATGAAGTCATATCCGCGCCATTCCGGATAAACCGTCACGACTTCGGCCGGGAGCGGGTGGAAGTGGACCTCGCGCGGCACCCGGGTGCCGACGGAGATGTTGAAGTTGACGTTGGTCACCGGCTCGACGTGCTGGCTGCGGATCACGCTGGTGATCTTGGTGCGCTGCTCGGTCGAGAGCTTGGCGCCGGCGCCGGCCTGTCCCGTCGTCG
Proteins encoded in this window:
- a CDS encoding alpha/beta hydrolase, with the translated sequence MPVQLDADAAAVYKAFQEAGRPAYETLTPQEARDYYLAARTVSNPEPPELAEVKELAISGPHGAIPARLYRPKSVRQTNGLAPGLVFLHGGGWVIGNLESHDVVCRTLAHEGELIVVSVDYRLAPEHKFPAAVDDAVAATQWVAGNAASLGIDAARLSVGGDSAGGNLAAVVALSARDGNGPKLSGQVLIYPATDFTMSNPSHSEPETSVLLTHSVIRWFRDHYLNSAADIHDWRASPAKAESLVGLPPAYVLTAGADPLRDEGDDYARRLREAGVPVTYRTHPGQFHGFFTMGKLLDQANVAARDIGAWLKQLDRPVGI
- a CDS encoding SDR family NAD(P)-dependent oxidoreductase, with translation MSDSIRLDGRVAVVTGAAGVIGRATMQLLAARGARIVAIDRREADLHDATRALPAVAETLAISADVTDEAQVIGYVRKTCDRFGTIDVFFNNAGVEGEIKSITDYPLDAFRRVLDVNVVGVFLGLKHVLPIMLKQNRGSIINTASIAGLIGSPQIAVYSASKHAVIGLTKSAAWECTGTNVRVNCICPGLIDSRMLSAIIEGRSGAPVPVDKVVDRVPARRLGQGSEVAAIVAFLASDDASYVSGAAYTVDGGRTAA
- a CDS encoding DUF2155 domain-containing protein, yielding MHRTIVLTGIAALLAATSLALAVPARAQIGTIFSDPVPRPPGNIPRRGEPIPPPPDEEEEVPELPQGRVLPAPTRPPPGQGAALPGPVQSQPLPPPPGTTVLPQNNPPVAAAPPGQPGAAPAQPGQRPAPPRGAPQNAAIPPNGAVPQTPATIQPGDEVVTEPPAQKIVNKKASFSGLDKITGRIINFDEEIGETVQFGALRVKTDACYTRPASEAANTDAFVQVDEITLQGEVKRIFSGWMFAASPGLHGVEHPIYDIWLVDCKEPQNTVASAAPEQKPAPQPQPQPAQKRPPQQKQAAPRPPGPPPQYQTQQVPPPPPPPQAGGPFGGVFR
- the aat gene encoding leucyl/phenylalanyl-tRNA--protein transferase, which encodes MNSRDSAASEITPEVLLRAYACGIFPMAESADDPSLFWVEPELRGVIPLDGFRVASRLARTVRSDAFTLTVNQAFKAVMDGCAAPQPGREDTWINRRIRELYGGLHAMGHCHSVECWQDGELVGGLYGVSLGRAFFGESMFHRARDASKVALVHLVARLIAGGFELLDTQYVTEHLKTFGAVEIPRRRYTVLLEKALTGPAANFARLPTDRPLAGAEALAIIAERG
- a CDS encoding sensor histidine kinase; protein product: MSASAPTLLYIEDDAALARLVERGLKRLGITVEHAPDGSAGLERLQRGGIDVVALDQHMPGLDGLETLERIMALPEPPPVVFVTASQDSKIAVTALKAGAADYLVKDVQGEFIPLLQVAAEGALRQARLQRARDEAEAEVRASRDRFAALAAEREVLLREVNHRVGNSLQIIASLLHLQANSSTQDDVKAALTNAMGRVAAVAQVHRRLYTSQDLKSVMLNQYLDSLLDDLRRSAEGNRMSRLTLKAEPVEIDPDRAVAIGIVVNELVMNAVKYAYPDGPGPIHVELKLENDDIVLSIADNGVGLNATSDPRSTGMGQRIVSAMATKLDATVEPDPSHNGTRIVVRFRLSKDAPKPAAAAVG
- a CDS encoding response regulator, which translates into the protein MTMPVTIIMIEDDEGHARLIERNIRRSGVNNEIKPFTNGTDAVKYLLGPDGTGLEHKGHALLILLDLNLPDMTGIDILKMVKQNSFLKSAPVVILTTTDDSQEIKRCYELGCNVYITKPVNYESFANAIRQLGLFFSVIQVPPAA
- a CDS encoding CHASE3 domain-containing protein, with translation MAPEVRRRRTLGQVLLLSAGFLVLVAVSTASVLLVNKARSDSAWVVHTVEAENQINALLLEVRRAESAARAYLLTQGEEFLNDHEAAVAAIRPVLDKLGTLVADNRTQVENLATLRSVIETRLSQFDREKLLVARGDLAAAIALVRDAGSTSSSKTMRETAEAMRLEEERLLSLRTANADASQRLAAIVTITGSALVVVLAIISVLLVRRSTRARDDAEAQLRESNLNLEATVDERTADLREANEEIQRFAYIVSHDLRSPLVNIMGFTSELEELRNDIFRRIASLARAVSDSPPPAEGAEPELEGADKQLSDDFSEALGFIKSSIAKMDRLISAILNLTREGRREFVPVRIDTRELIEQIVSTLAHQAEEAQTTIRVEPLPTIVSDRLALEQIFSNLIDNAIKYMKPSVPGDIRIRARTKLGFAIFEVADNGRGIDPRDHQRIFDLFRRAGTQDRPGQGIGLAHVRALVRRLGGTMSVASELDQGSTFTITLPINWNASNRNSDR
- the accC gene encoding acetyl-CoA carboxylase biotin carboxylase subunit, which encodes MFDKILIANRGEIALRILRACKELGISTVAVHSTADADAMHVRLADESVCIGPPPSKDSYLNIPALLAACEITGADAVHPGYGFLSENARFAEILSDHNLHFIGPKAEHIRLMGDKIEAKKTAKRLGIPVVPGSDGAVTPDQDAMAIAKAIGFPVLVKAAAGGGGRGMKVAHTEADLQLALTTAANEAKSAFGDASVYLEKYLQKPRHIEIQVLGDGRGGAIHLGERDCSLQRRHQKVWEEGPSPVLDVASRAKIGNTVAKAMQELKYIGVGTIEFLYEDGEFYFIEMNTRIQVEHPVTEMITGIDLVLEQIRIAAGGDLPMTQDQVTINGHSIECRVNAENPVSFRPSPGKIQQYHPPGGLGVRIDSAVYQGYVIPPYYDSLVGKLIVHGKSRVECLMRLRRALDEMVVDGIETTLPLFRALVREPAIIDGDYHIHWLEQYLAGQKAD
- the accB gene encoding acetyl-CoA carboxylase biotin carboxyl carrier protein: MAPQPDDKTTAKSEDSQLIRELAALLDETSLTEIELERAGLRIRVARNVTVAAAVPSAIPAVAAAVPVAAAAAAAGADLSKHPGVVPSPMVGTAYWAPEPGAKPFVEVGSKVSVGQTLMIIEAMKTMNQIPSPRAGTVTQVLVEDGQPVEFGEPLVIIE